Proteins from a single region of Sneathiella aquimaris:
- a CDS encoding N-acetylmuramoyl-L-alanine amidase has product MRYRRVTGLLSVLLLCFLFGETAIAKPEVTSVRLGLHKDKTRFVMEMSEKPEYKIFFLPNPYRIVIDMQEVSWKPGNKKVRKTGVIENYRYGLFRQGTSRVVLDLNRPVKVLRKVILPPSEGKPYRFFIDVQKTDQSTFQTAVTESRKRQVAMTVPAIKTAPPPKNEKQLNIIIDAGHGGIDPGAIGKSGVYEKQLTLAVARKLKQKLSLNKRYHILMTRSNDTFVSLRERVNFARKNEADLFISIHADSIGRSDIRGSTVYTLSENASDDEAAALANTNNKSDVIAGVDLEEQDDTVQGILIDLAQRETMNFSVKFAKMLIPEIARSGMKVGGHSHRFAGFRVLKAPDVPSVLVELGYLSNKKDEQILKSEIGQRKLANSIALAIDKYFEAIKP; this is encoded by the coding sequence TTGAGATATAGGCGTGTAACAGGTTTACTGAGTGTTCTGTTGCTTTGTTTTCTTTTCGGTGAAACAGCAATTGCAAAACCAGAAGTGACTTCTGTTCGGCTTGGCTTACACAAAGACAAAACCCGCTTTGTAATGGAGATGTCCGAGAAGCCGGAATACAAAATATTTTTCCTGCCCAACCCCTATCGTATCGTCATTGATATGCAGGAAGTTTCCTGGAAACCGGGGAACAAAAAAGTTCGAAAAACAGGGGTTATCGAAAATTATCGTTACGGGTTGTTTCGTCAAGGTACGTCTCGGGTTGTGCTTGATTTGAACCGCCCTGTTAAGGTCCTTCGAAAAGTAATTCTGCCCCCCTCAGAAGGGAAGCCCTATCGATTTTTCATTGATGTCCAGAAAACCGACCAGTCGACATTCCAAACCGCCGTAACAGAATCGCGAAAACGTCAGGTAGCGATGACCGTTCCGGCCATTAAAACGGCGCCGCCCCCGAAAAATGAGAAGCAGTTAAACATTATTATTGATGCCGGGCATGGCGGGATTGACCCAGGGGCTATTGGCAAAAGCGGCGTTTATGAAAAACAGCTTACCTTGGCCGTGGCCCGTAAACTGAAACAGAAACTTTCGCTGAATAAGCGATATCATATTCTGATGACCCGCTCGAACGACACCTTTGTCAGTTTGCGTGAACGAGTGAATTTTGCCAGAAAGAACGAAGCAGATCTGTTCATATCCATTCACGCCGATTCTATTGGCCGTTCAGACATCCGCGGATCGACTGTCTATACCCTGTCCGAAAATGCATCGGATGACGAAGCGGCCGCCCTTGCCAATACGAATAATAAATCGGATGTTATTGCCGGTGTAGATCTGGAAGAACAGGACGATACGGTTCAGGGAATCCTGATTGATCTTGCGCAGCGGGAGACAATGAATTTTTCGGTAAAATTTGCCAAGATGCTGATCCCGGAAATTGCCCGTTCAGGAATGAAGGTCGGTGGCCATTCTCATAGATTTGCAGGATTTCGGGTTTTAAAGGCCCCGGATGTTCCTTCAGTTCTGGTTGAGTTGGGATATCTTTCCAATAAAAAAGATGAACAGATTTTAAAATCCGAGATTGGTCAACGAAAGCTGGCAAATTCCATTGCATTGGCAATCGATAAGTATTTTGAAGCAATCAAGCCTTAA
- a CDS encoding penicillin-binding protein 1A, with the protein MNRFLKIFLILSGLGLLGLLIGVSAIFYGFWHFGKGLPNYDQLAGYEPPVMTRVHAADGSLIAEYARQRRLFVPVDAIPKKVKQAFLAAEDQNFYEHIGIDFQGIARAFFVNLKNLGQGRRLVGASTITQQVAKNMLLTNEVSYERKAKEAILAIRVERILPKDRILELYLNEIYLGHRAYGVAAAALYYFDKSLNDLTIAEAAYLGALPKAPNNYSPFRYPERALARRNWVISRMLDEKFITAEEAENATNQPLNVKQGGDAQVIEAKWFVEEVRRELYTLYGVEGLYDGGLSVRTTMQTSLQKIGEKALREGLRRYDRRHGWRGPIAQIKPEENWIEQLKSVSPPKGLGNWKLAVVLEMSKNEVAIGFDTGAQGRIELQDMKWARPWLKDQRVGPGVSKASDVVAVGDVITVTPITGERAKEGLYSLEQIPDISGGLVAMDPHTGRVLALVGGWDADASEFNRAVQARRQPGSSFKPFVYAAALDNGFTPASKVMDGPFVLNQENGDRWKPSNYTKKFYGPSTLRLGLEKSRNLMTVRLARSIGMATVADYAERFGIHDNLQETLAMSLGAMETTLLRMTTAYSELVNGGKEIAPTLIDRVQNRRGISIYQHETRACTGCRASRWQDQEEPEIEDNRKQIISPATAYQVVSMLEGVVQRGTGRKVSVIKKPLAGKTGTTNEARDAWFVGFSPDLAVGIYIGFDTPKTLGPKEGGGGVASPVFRDFMQEALKDKSAIPFRVPEGIRLVRVNQTTGMPATAGDREVILEAFKTSDAIKANSVLDGSDGGGLSIISNDLPKNPATHGTGGLY; encoded by the coding sequence ATGAATAGATTTTTGAAAATATTTTTGATTTTATCTGGTTTGGGTCTGCTGGGTCTTTTGATCGGTGTCAGTGCGATTTTTTACGGGTTCTGGCATTTCGGCAAAGGGTTACCCAATTACGACCAGCTTGCTGGCTACGAACCTCCCGTTATGACACGGGTTCACGCCGCAGACGGTAGCCTGATTGCGGAATATGCGCGCCAACGACGACTTTTTGTCCCCGTGGATGCTATTCCAAAAAAGGTAAAACAAGCTTTTCTTGCAGCAGAAGATCAAAATTTCTACGAACATATCGGAATTGATTTTCAAGGCATTGCCCGCGCCTTCTTCGTGAACCTTAAAAATTTGGGGCAGGGGCGTCGCTTGGTTGGCGCGTCAACAATTACCCAGCAGGTCGCAAAAAATATGCTGCTGACCAACGAAGTATCCTATGAACGCAAGGCAAAGGAAGCGATCCTTGCCATCCGTGTCGAACGGATCCTGCCGAAAGATCGCATTCTGGAACTGTATTTAAACGAAATTTATCTGGGACATCGGGCGTATGGTGTCGCGGCGGCGGCCCTGTACTATTTCGACAAATCGCTGAATGACCTGACGATCGCCGAAGCGGCGTATCTGGGGGCGCTTCCAAAGGCTCCGAACAATTATAGTCCCTTCCGATACCCGGAACGGGCACTTGCGCGCCGGAACTGGGTTATTTCCAGAATGCTGGATGAAAAGTTCATTACTGCGGAAGAGGCGGAGAATGCAACAAATCAGCCTTTGAATGTAAAGCAGGGCGGCGACGCACAGGTCATAGAAGCAAAATGGTTCGTTGAGGAGGTACGCCGGGAACTCTATACGCTTTACGGTGTGGAAGGCTTATATGACGGGGGCCTGTCTGTTCGAACAACCATGCAGACCTCCTTACAGAAAATTGGCGAGAAGGCGCTTCGTGAAGGCCTCCGGCGGTATGACCGCCGCCACGGTTGGCGCGGTCCGATTGCTCAGATCAAACCTGAAGAAAACTGGATTGAACAGCTTAAATCGGTGTCCCCACCCAAAGGTCTCGGGAACTGGAAATTAGCTGTCGTCCTTGAAATGAGCAAAAATGAAGTAGCCATCGGATTTGACACGGGTGCACAAGGTCGGATCGAATTGCAGGACATGAAATGGGCACGGCCATGGCTGAAAGATCAACGGGTTGGTCCGGGCGTTTCAAAAGCATCCGATGTTGTCGCCGTCGGAGATGTGATTACTGTGACCCCAATAACCGGAGAACGGGCGAAAGAAGGGCTTTATAGCCTGGAACAGATACCTGATATTTCGGGCGGACTGGTGGCGATGGATCCGCATACAGGGCGCGTTCTGGCACTTGTTGGTGGATGGGATGCTGACGCGTCAGAATTCAACCGTGCCGTTCAGGCGCGCCGCCAACCCGGATCCTCGTTCAAGCCCTTCGTCTATGCAGCCGCATTGGATAACGGCTTTACACCAGCCAGCAAAGTCATGGATGGCCCATTCGTTTTGAACCAGGAAAACGGCGACCGATGGAAACCGTCCAACTATACAAAGAAATTTTACGGCCCCAGTACCTTGCGTCTGGGCCTTGAAAAATCCAGAAACCTTATGACGGTTCGATTGGCGCGTTCAATTGGAATGGCTACCGTTGCCGATTATGCTGAACGATTTGGCATCCACGATAATCTTCAGGAAACCCTGGCCATGTCATTAGGCGCAATGGAAACAACTCTGTTAAGGATGACAACGGCGTATTCCGAACTGGTAAATGGGGGTAAGGAAATTGCACCAACCCTGATCGACCGCGTTCAAAACCGCCGCGGTATTTCCATCTACCAGCATGAAACGCGGGCCTGCACCGGCTGTCGTGCCAGCCGCTGGCAGGATCAGGAAGAACCGGAAATTGAAGATAATCGCAAACAGATTATTTCTCCTGCAACAGCCTATCAGGTTGTCTCTATGCTGGAAGGTGTTGTGCAAAGAGGAACGGGGCGTAAGGTTTCTGTCATCAAGAAGCCACTGGCCGGAAAAACAGGGACTACCAATGAAGCGCGGGATGCTTGGTTTGTCGGTTTTTCGCCAGATCTGGCTGTTGGTATCTATATCGGATTTGACACACCTAAAACGTTAGGCCCCAAAGAAGGCGGCGGCGGGGTCGCTTCTCCCGTTTTCCGGGATTTCATGCAGGAAGCCCTGAAAGATAAATCTGCTATTCCTTTTCGGGTGCCGGAAGGTATCCGTCTGGTTCGGGTTAATCAGACAACTGGAATGCCGGCAACCGCTGGTGACAGAGAGGTCATCCTTGAAGCCTTTAAAACATCGGATGCCATCAAGGCCAATTCAGTACTCGATGGGTCAGATGGGGGTGGTCTTTCGATCATTTCCAACGATTTACCAAAAAATCCGGCAACACATGGCACAGGTGGTCTTTACTGA
- the prfB gene encoding peptide chain release factor 2 (programmed frameshift), translated as MRAEHQAVVDEIKQALGLLRRHLDWENATRRLEELNSLVEDPDLWNDSSKAQALMRERTNLDTAITAYNRIVQDLDDTVELMELSEMEDDEETLGEAAEALRELQVEVDKRRLESMLSGEVDGNDCYLEIHAGAGGTESQDWTQILLRMYMRWAEQHGCKVKTLEESAGEEAGLKSVTIEISGENAYGWLKTESGVHRLVRISPFDSNARRHTSFSSVGVFPVIDDDIDIEIEEKDLRIDTYRASGAGGQHVNRTESAIRITHIPTNVVVQCQNDRSQHKNKASAMKMLKSRLYELELQKREEAAQETRGQQTDIGWGHQIRSYVLHPYQMVKDLRTGVEKGNAQGVLDGDLDDYLAAALSQRVGDGE; from the exons ATGCGCGCCGAACATCAGGCCGTTGTTGATGAAATCAAGCAGGCATTAGGACTGCTGAGGAGGCATCTT GACTGGGAAAACGCGACAAGACGCCTCGAAGAATTAAACTCGCTTGTTGAAGATCCTGATCTTTGGAACGACTCGTCCAAAGCACAGGCTTTGATGCGGGAACGAACCAATCTGGATACCGCCATTACCGCCTATAACCGAATTGTACAGGATCTGGACGATACGGTAGAGCTGATGGAGCTTTCAGAGATGGAGGACGACGAAGAAACTCTTGGCGAAGCGGCTGAAGCCCTGCGTGAGTTGCAGGTTGAGGTGGATAAACGACGCCTCGAGAGTATGCTTTCCGGTGAAGTGGACGGAAACGACTGCTATCTTGAAATCCATGCTGGGGCGGGGGGAACCGAGTCTCAGGATTGGACCCAGATTTTGCTGCGTATGTATATGCGTTGGGCGGAACAGCATGGCTGTAAGGTTAAAACACTTGAAGAAAGTGCGGGCGAAGAGGCGGGCCTCAAGTCCGTAACGATCGAGATTTCCGGTGAGAATGCCTACGGATGGCTGAAAACGGAATCTGGTGTTCACCGGCTTGTCAGGATATCTCCGTTTGATTCTAATGCGCGTCGCCATACCAGCTTTTCCTCGGTCGGTGTTTTTCCTGTGATCGATGACGATATTGACATCGAAATTGAAGAAAAAGATCTGCGTATTGATACATATCGCGCGTCTGGCGCCGGTGGACAGCACGTGAACAGAACCGAGTCGGCGATCCGGATTACGCATATTCCGACAAATGTTGTGGTTCAATGCCAAAACGACCGTTCACAGCACAAAAACAAGGCCTCTGCCATGAAAATGCTGAAGTCTCGTTTATATGAGTTGGAACTTCAAAAACGTGAAGAAGCGGCACAGGAAACCCGAGGTCAGCAAACAGATATTGGTTGGGGGCATCAGATCCGATCTTATGTGCTTCACCCCTATCAAATGGTCAAGGATTTGAGAACCGGTGTCGAAAAAGGCAACGCGCAGGGTGTTCTGGATGGCGATCTGGATGATTATCTTGCCGCCGCGTTATCCCAACGGGTAGGCGACGGAGAGTAA
- a CDS encoding substrate-binding periplasmic protein encodes MKRVLFLIGLITSGFVSVVSASETKPDLKFACNHFPPYNFKQQTASGMNVDVIKAALANQGRKVSFDFFPFSRAMALVKNGDYDALCGCSYREERETSFFFSDMLGNISQGVFRKKKNAEQSINGLSKLKGQTVATITGYVLQKELNDHDVENVGVKDEIQLIRMLESDRVKNIYAYRDIILYDLNLMGLELPLDYSEISTQPNYVCISRKIPDGDRVLKEFNRGLRAIKSSGLYSRIRAEYLTVN; translated from the coding sequence ATGAAAAGAGTACTATTTTTAATTGGGTTGATCACTTCAGGGTTTGTTTCTGTTGTTTCTGCGTCTGAAACAAAACCGGACCTGAAATTCGCCTGTAATCATTTCCCTCCCTATAACTTTAAACAGCAAACCGCCTCGGGTATGAACGTCGATGTTATTAAAGCGGCATTGGCTAACCAAGGCAGAAAAGTATCGTTTGATTTTTTTCCGTTTTCTCGCGCCATGGCACTCGTGAAAAACGGTGATTATGACGCTTTATGTGGGTGCAGTTATCGCGAAGAACGGGAAACCAGCTTTTTCTTTTCAGATATGCTTGGCAATATCAGTCAGGGTGTTTTTCGCAAAAAAAAGAATGCGGAGCAGTCAATCAACGGCCTTTCCAAGCTGAAAGGGCAAACAGTTGCAACCATAACCGGGTATGTGCTGCAAAAAGAACTTAATGATCATGACGTAGAAAATGTCGGTGTAAAAGACGAAATACAATTGATCCGGATGCTGGAAAGTGACCGGGTTAAGAATATATACGCGTATCGCGATATAATCTTATATGATTTGAATTTGATGGGATTAGAGCTGCCGCTGGATTATTCGGAAATCTCTACCCAGCCAAATTATGTCTGTATTTCCAGAAAGATCCCTGACGGGGACCGCGTTCTAAAAGAGTTTAATCGTGGATTACGGGCGATAAAATCATCCGGTTTGTATAGTAGAATTCGGGCGGAATATCTAACCGTGAATTAG
- a CDS encoding nucleoside recognition domain-containing protein, producing the protein MNAMLKALTEIFQESFIVYWGLLKIMVPVMVIVEIGVRLGVVEIISKWCAPIMSVFGLPAELSLVLATNLIVGLYGAGAALVTLAPGLDLTVENMTVLAGMLLFAHALPVEQTIVKKTGTPLVFSIFTRVFAAGFYGWIMHVVYQFFGALDGPATILITAENQTGDTSWMAWGISSLTGLISVFGVLVFLITLLRVLEFLGITKLITRALTPALRLMGVGPNAAPLAMIGILLGLSFGGALILREVEKGALQPRSIFISMIFMGLCHSLIEDTIIAIAYGGHWSGVLVGRLVISILLILPVSFYVLRVSDKTFFRYWYSKKSSP; encoded by the coding sequence ATGAATGCGATGCTTAAGGCATTAACGGAAATTTTCCAGGAAAGTTTCATTGTCTATTGGGGACTGTTGAAAATCATGGTTCCCGTCATGGTTATTGTTGAAATCGGTGTTCGTTTGGGCGTCGTGGAAATCATTAGTAAATGGTGCGCACCTATAATGTCTGTGTTCGGCCTTCCAGCTGAGCTTTCCCTTGTTTTGGCGACCAATCTGATTGTGGGCCTTTATGGTGCCGGGGCTGCCCTTGTTACCTTGGCCCCCGGTTTGGATCTTACTGTTGAAAATATGACCGTTCTGGCAGGAATGCTCCTTTTTGCGCATGCCCTTCCCGTGGAACAGACGATCGTAAAAAAGACCGGCACACCGCTTGTTTTTTCCATTTTCACTCGGGTTTTTGCCGCGGGATTTTATGGTTGGATAATGCATGTGGTCTATCAGTTTTTTGGCGCTCTTGATGGTCCGGCAACCATATTGATCACGGCGGAAAACCAGACGGGTGATACCAGCTGGATGGCGTGGGGAATCTCTTCCCTTACCGGTCTCATTTCAGTTTTCGGTGTTCTCGTCTTTTTGATCACCCTGCTTCGTGTTCTGGAATTTCTTGGTATTACAAAGCTTATCACCCGGGCCTTAACACCCGCGCTGCGCCTCATGGGGGTCGGACCAAATGCGGCCCCCCTTGCGATGATTGGAATATTGCTGGGCCTTTCTTTTGGAGGCGCGCTCATCTTACGCGAAGTCGAAAAAGGGGCCCTTCAGCCGAGAAGTATATTTATCTCCATGATTTTTATGGGGCTGTGTCATAGCCTGATTGAAGATACGATTATTGCAATTGCCTATGGTGGGCATTGGAGTGGTGTTCTGGTTGGCCGACTTGTCATTTCAATCCTGCTGATCCTTCCTGTCAGTTTCTATGTTCTGCGTGTTTCCGATAAGACTTTCTTTCGCTACTGGTACAGTAAAAAGAGTAGCCCTTAA
- a CDS encoding alpha/beta hydrolase, translating to MNQEKLVKIIASLPDGLFNLLYIARRIKKDKQLLNAKAQFLCSIVEKQSLPIEEETVENARLQMENLSDLLSGEAVHIGSIEDFTIDGPLGDIPVRLYKPETDNSLLPVLVYYHGGGFIRGSINSHDGLCRRLVQFGGFAVLSVDYHLAPESPFPAAVDDAYAAYDWARLNGQSKGLDTGKVAVGGDSSGGNLAAVVAQDTLRNGTPSPVFQLLLYPTTDANFTAPSHRTFANGFFLTAERMHWYRGHYLPDPDLWNDERASPGLKEDLEGLAPALIITAGFDPLRDEAEDYAKRLKESGVPMGVIRYEGMVHGFMSLSGLLEKGDEAIRTSADTLKTVFSKV from the coding sequence GTGAATCAAGAAAAACTAGTGAAAATCATTGCGTCGTTACCCGATGGGTTGTTCAATCTTTTATATATTGCCCGGCGGATCAAAAAGGACAAACAACTCCTGAACGCAAAGGCACAGTTTTTGTGTTCCATCGTTGAAAAACAAAGCCTCCCTATTGAAGAGGAAACCGTTGAAAACGCACGGCTGCAAATGGAGAACCTTTCTGACTTGCTGTCTGGTGAGGCAGTGCACATAGGGTCTATAGAAGATTTCACCATTGACGGTCCCTTAGGCGACATCCCTGTCCGTTTGTATAAACCAGAAACTGATAACAGCCTGCTTCCGGTTCTGGTTTATTATCATGGGGGTGGGTTTATTCGGGGGTCAATTAACTCACATGACGGGCTTTGCCGGCGCCTTGTTCAATTTGGCGGTTTTGCTGTTTTATCCGTTGATTACCATCTGGCCCCGGAAAGTCCTTTTCCTGCTGCTGTAGATGATGCCTACGCTGCCTATGACTGGGCTCGTTTGAACGGCCAGTCGAAAGGTCTGGATACCGGAAAGGTTGCTGTCGGCGGCGATAGTTCTGGCGGTAACCTGGCGGCAGTCGTTGCACAGGATACACTGCGCAATGGTACCCCCTCGCCCGTATTTCAGTTATTGCTTTACCCCACGACAGACGCCAACTTTACGGCACCCAGCCATCGCACATTTGCAAATGGGTTTTTCCTAACAGCGGAGCGAATGCATTGGTATAGAGGACACTATCTTCCTGATCCCGACCTTTGGAATGATGAAAGAGCCTCACCGGGATTGAAGGAAGATCTTGAAGGGCTTGCGCCCGCCCTGATCATTACCGCAGGATTTGATCCGTTGCGAGATGAGGCAGAAGATTATGCCAAACGTTTAAAAGAATCCGGGGTTCCCATGGGCGTTATCCGGTATGAAGGCATGGTACATGGCTTTATGTCGCTAAGCGGTTTATTGGAAAAGGGAGATGAAGCAATTCGGACCTCTGCAGACACCTTGAAAACTGTATTTTCCAAGGTTTGA
- the grxD gene encoding Grx4 family monothiol glutaredoxin — protein sequence MLDQATEERIKQEVSSNDVVLFMKGTAIFPQCGFSATAVQILSHLNVKFHSIDVLSDPSIRDGIKQYSEWPTIPQLYVKGEFLGGCDIMREMFETGELQGILEEKNVAKATA from the coding sequence ATGCTTGATCAAGCTACCGAAGAACGGATTAAACAGGAAGTGTCCTCGAACGATGTTGTCCTGTTCATGAAAGGGACGGCAATCTTCCCGCAATGCGGTTTTTCAGCGACAGCGGTTCAGATTTTATCGCACCTGAATGTCAAGTTTCACAGCATTGATGTCCTCAGTGATCCCAGCATTCGTGACGGCATAAAACAATATAGTGAATGGCCAACCATCCCTCAGCTTTATGTAAAAGGCGAGTTTCTTGGCGGTTGCGACATTATGCGCGAAATGTTTGAAACAGGGGAATTGCAGGGCATTCTTGAAGAAAAGAATGTTGCCAAAGCAACTGCTTAA
- a CDS encoding BolA family protein — protein sequence MAMDAGEIERLILEGIPGASVQITDLRGDGDHYAALVESSAFEGIPRVKQHQMVYDALKGKMGGDLHALALQTSTPKS from the coding sequence ATGGCAATGGACGCAGGTGAAATCGAACGCCTCATTCTCGAAGGTATCCCGGGTGCTTCCGTACAAATCACAGATTTGCGGGGTGATGGCGATCATTATGCTGCGCTGGTTGAATCTTCGGCTTTTGAAGGTATTCCACGTGTCAAACAACATCAAATGGTGTATGACGCTCTCAAAGGGAAAATGGGCGGTGACCTGCATGCACTTGCATTGCAGACATCAACCCCTAAATCATAA
- the purL gene encoding phosphoribosylformylglycinamidine synthase subunit PurL: MTEITKEIVAEHGLSESEYERVLEILGREPNLTELGIFSVMWSEHCSYKSSKKWLKTLPTEAPWVICGPGENAGVVDIGDGQAAIFKMESHNHPSYIEPYQGAATGVGGIMRDVFTMGARPIANLNALRFGRPEHPKTRHLVSGVVAGIGGYGNCMGIPTVGGETNFHASYDGNILVNAMTVGLADTDNIFYSAAAGIGNPVVYVGSKTGRDGIHGATMASAEFDDDSEEKRPTVQVGDPFTEKLLLEACLELMATDAIVAIQDMGAAGLTSSSFEMADKGGVGIQLDLDHVPMREEGMTPYEIMLSESQERMLMVLKPGREAEAKAIFDKWELDFSVIGTVTDTGRMVLTMFGDVVADLPVAPLADAAPEYDRPWVKTETPAPIKAADVAECKDLKQALLTIMGSSEIASRKWIWEQYDHMVMGDTIQRPGGDAAVVRIHGTDKALAVTTDCTPRYCYADPETGGAQAIAETWRNLTATGALPLAVTDCMNFGNPERPDIMGQFVGCIDGMRKACTDLDYPVVSGNVSLYNETNGTGIHPTPAIGGVGLLKQSDHMATIAFKNEGDVVLLVGDTSGDMGQSIYLREIEGREEGAPPRMDLAVEKRNGDFVRQTIHTGLVTACHDLSDGGLAVALSEMALAGKMGATIDLDMDLPSHAALFAEDQGRYVMTASPENAEKLLENSKNANVPLQIIGTTGHNELNIAGELHISVEDIRQVHSNWLPNLMVKQSVEQE; this comes from the coding sequence ATGACCGAAATCACAAAAGAAATTGTCGCTGAACACGGTTTATCCGAAAGCGAATATGAACGGGTTCTGGAAATTCTGGGACGCGAACCAAATCTGACGGAACTTGGGATCTTCTCTGTAATGTGGAGTGAGCATTGTTCCTATAAATCTTCCAAAAAATGGCTCAAGACCCTACCGACTGAAGCCCCTTGGGTCATTTGCGGGCCCGGGGAGAATGCCGGTGTGGTTGATATTGGCGATGGCCAGGCCGCCATTTTTAAAATGGAGAGCCATAACCACCCTTCTTATATCGAGCCCTATCAAGGTGCAGCGACCGGTGTTGGCGGCATTATGCGGGATGTCTTTACAATGGGCGCCCGCCCGATTGCTAATCTGAATGCCCTTCGGTTTGGCCGACCAGAGCACCCAAAAACACGACATCTGGTGTCTGGTGTCGTGGCTGGTATCGGTGGCTATGGCAACTGCATGGGCATTCCAACAGTGGGCGGTGAAACCAATTTTCATGCGTCTTATGACGGTAATATTCTGGTAAATGCGATGACCGTTGGTCTTGCAGATACCGATAATATTTTCTATTCAGCCGCCGCCGGTATCGGCAATCCGGTTGTCTATGTGGGATCGAAGACCGGGCGCGATGGTATTCACGGCGCCACGATGGCATCAGCCGAATTCGATGATGACAGCGAAGAGAAACGCCCGACAGTGCAGGTAGGGGATCCGTTCACGGAAAAACTCCTTCTGGAAGCCTGCCTCGAATTAATGGCAACGGACGCGATTGTTGCTATTCAGGATATGGGGGCTGCCGGTCTGACCTCTTCTTCTTTTGAGATGGCAGATAAAGGCGGCGTTGGAATTCAGCTGGATCTTGATCACGTTCCGATGCGCGAAGAAGGCATGACGCCTTATGAAATCATGCTGTCGGAAAGTCAGGAAAGAATGCTTATGGTTCTGAAACCCGGTCGGGAAGCAGAAGCAAAAGCGATCTTTGACAAGTGGGAACTTGATTTCTCAGTCATCGGAACCGTTACTGACACAGGGCGCATGGTCCTGACAATGTTCGGTGATGTGGTGGCAGACCTTCCGGTTGCTCCTTTGGCGGATGCCGCGCCTGAATATGATCGTCCATGGGTAAAGACAGAAACGCCTGCACCGATCAAGGCCGCAGATGTCGCCGAATGCAAGGATCTGAAACAGGCCCTGCTGACGATTATGGGCTCTTCTGAAATTGCCAGCCGAAAATGGATTTGGGAACAGTATGACCATATGGTCATGGGCGACACCATTCAACGTCCTGGCGGCGATGCCGCAGTTGTCCGTATCCACGGAACAGATAAAGCGCTTGCCGTCACAACAGACTGTACACCGCGGTATTGTTATGCGGATCCAGAAACCGGCGGGGCGCAGGCGATTGCGGAAACCTGGCGTAATCTGACCGCAACCGGGGCCCTGCCTCTTGCGGTTACGGATTGCATGAATTTTGGAAACCCGGAACGTCCTGATATTATGGGACAGTTTGTTGGATGTATTGACGGCATGCGAAAAGCCTGCACAGATCTGGATTATCCAGTCGTGTCTGGTAATGTGTCCTTGTATAACGAAACAAACGGAACCGGCATTCATCCGACCCCCGCAATTGGCGGCGTAGGTTTGTTGAAACAGTCCGATCATATGGCCACGATCGCTTTTAAAAACGAAGGGGATGTTGTTCTTCTGGTTGGTGATACATCGGGAGACATGGGCCAGTCTATTTACCTGAGAGAAATCGAGGGCCGTGAAGAAGGGGCACCGCCTCGGATGGATCTTGCTGTTGAAAAAAGAAACGGTGATTTTGTGAGACAGACAATTCACACTGGTTTGGTAACAGCGTGTCACGATCTTTCAGATGGTGGTTTGGCTGTCGCCTTGAGCGAAATGGCGCTTGCCGGTAAGATGGGCGCAACGATCGATCTGGATATGGATCTTCCTTCGCATGCGGCACTTTTTGCAGAAGATCAGGGTCGTTATGTAATGACGGCATCGCCTGAAAATGCAGAGAAACTTCTGGAAAATTCAAAGAATGCCAACGTTCCCCTTCAAATTATTGGAACGACCGGTCATAATGAATTGAATATTGCAGGTGAACTGCACATATCTGTAGAAGATATCCGTCAGGTGCACAGCAATTGGCTGCCAAATCTGATGGTAAAACAAAGTGTTGAGCAGGAGTAA